The Paraburkholderia hospita genome includes a window with the following:
- a CDS encoding GNAT family N-acetyltransferase, producing the protein MATGPYLTLHNEGCEDSLIAPLPATVSTSRSAASAAYSIFHEHWWLDIATDGRWHTATVMHGKRVLGEMPYYLARKGVWRVSRLPPLTRSLGPVIEPIAAGGPAAEFRHRMHVTGRLIEQLPRFDSFFQVFDHRVKDALAFALRGFSVSARYTFHIAPDCTPAEAWARMSGKTRNVIRHAATHLTVRPIERPSEFLNFYDANLAARSRTNAYGTLIMRELVNAFVERQAGRLLGAYNPRGQLAGVIGIVWDCNNMYYLLSSRSQTTSGGAISLLIWAAIQEAIDRKLTFDFDGFSTAAAYAFLSGFGGTLKQRLGVERLGTIYSVARTIRRGVFHGSREAFSANL; encoded by the coding sequence ATGGCAACGGGACCTTACCTGACGCTACACAACGAAGGCTGTGAGGACAGTCTGATCGCCCCGTTGCCTGCGACAGTTTCTACCTCGCGATCGGCGGCATCCGCAGCCTACTCCATTTTCCATGAACATTGGTGGCTCGACATTGCGACAGATGGCCGCTGGCACACAGCGACGGTAATGCACGGCAAGCGGGTGCTGGGCGAAATGCCTTACTATCTCGCTCGCAAAGGTGTGTGGCGCGTCTCGCGGCTGCCGCCGCTGACGCGATCTCTCGGTCCAGTCATTGAGCCGATCGCAGCCGGGGGGCCTGCCGCCGAGTTTCGTCATCGCATGCACGTGACAGGCCGCCTTATTGAGCAGTTGCCGAGGTTCGATAGTTTTTTCCAGGTTTTTGACCATCGCGTGAAAGATGCGCTCGCATTCGCACTACGTGGCTTCTCCGTTTCCGCCCGATATACGTTTCATATCGCACCCGATTGCACACCAGCGGAGGCATGGGCAAGGATGAGCGGCAAGACGCGCAACGTCATCCGGCATGCAGCCACTCATCTGACGGTACGGCCAATAGAACGGCCGAGCGAGTTTCTCAATTTCTATGACGCGAATCTCGCGGCGCGCTCACGAACGAATGCTTATGGCACTCTTATCATGCGTGAACTTGTGAACGCTTTCGTTGAAAGACAAGCAGGACGTCTGCTGGGTGCATATAATCCGCGCGGACAGCTGGCCGGTGTGATAGGCATCGTCTGGGACTGCAACAACATGTACTATCTCCTCTCGTCCCGCTCACAGACCACATCCGGCGGGGCAATCAGCCTTTTGATCTGGGCAGCGATCCAGGAAGCGATTGATCGCAAGCTGACATTCGATTTTGACGGGTTCTCTACCGCTGCCGCTTACGCATTTTTAAGCGGCTTTGGTGGAACGTTGAAACAACGGCTTGGCGTAGAACGGCTCGGTACGATCTACTCCGTTGCGAGAACAATCCGGCGCGGTGTGTTCCACGGGTCGAGGGAAGCGTTCTCAGCAAATCTCTGA
- a CDS encoding CheR family methyltransferase, translating to MSYGMAGGDRIRAWSVGCATCEEAYSLAMLLQERSLRSAEGVSFQDGHTFSQLGSEIC from the coding sequence ATGTCATACGGTATGGCCGGAGGGGACCGCATCCGCGCGTGGTCAGTCGGCTGCGCAACGTGCGAGGAGGCATATTCGCTGGCAATGCTGTTGCAGGAACGTTCACTCAGGTCGGCCGAAGGTGTCTCGTTTCAGGATGGCCACACTTTCTCGCAACTCGGGTCAGAGATTTGCTGA
- a CDS encoding DUF2934 domain-containing protein yields the protein MKLEVGLSAAEVRSPVTEEQIRTLAYDLWERDGSPDGRSDEYWEKARQQLLADDAPLEPPQGDPAA from the coding sequence ATGAAACTTGAAGTAGGCCTATCGGCCGCCGAAGTCAGGTCGCCCGTCACGGAAGAGCAGATCCGTACGCTCGCTTACGATCTTTGGGAAAGGGACGGTAGCCCCGACGGGCGGTCAGACGAGTACTGGGAAAAAGCGCGTCAGCAGTTGCTGGCGGATGACGCACCACTCGAGCCTCCACAAGGCGACCCCGCAGCTTAA
- a CDS encoding hemerythrin domain-containing protein has translation MNTQDKKSRPTDAPAAPAAIALLKADHRAVEKIFAAFEKAADDDLEAKGTLARRACEELTVHAIIEEELLYPAAHKALEKQDEIDVDEAYVEHYLVKTLIEKFDSLRPGDDGFDATFKVMSELVKHHVEEEESELFPELRESGIDLVALGVKLAARKNELMKKLDAAGSKLVGDRSLSFIRAA, from the coding sequence ATGAACACGCAAGACAAGAAAAGCAGACCGACTGACGCCCCCGCCGCACCGGCCGCGATCGCGTTGCTGAAGGCGGATCACCGCGCAGTGGAGAAAATCTTCGCTGCGTTCGAAAAGGCGGCGGACGACGATCTGGAAGCAAAGGGCACGCTGGCGCGGCGCGCATGCGAAGAACTGACGGTGCACGCGATTATCGAAGAGGAACTTCTGTACCCGGCGGCGCACAAGGCACTCGAGAAACAGGATGAGATTGACGTGGACGAGGCATACGTCGAGCATTACCTGGTCAAGACATTGATTGAGAAGTTCGATTCGCTTCGTCCAGGCGATGATGGCTTTGACGCGACATTCAAGGTGATGTCCGAACTCGTAAAACATCACGTCGAAGAGGAAGAGTCCGAGCTCTTTCCGGAATTGCGCGAAAGCGGCATTGATCTCGTCGCGTTGGGTGTAAAGCTGGCTGCGCGCAAGAATGAGCTCATGAAAAAGCTCGACGCAGCGGGGAGCAAGCTTGTCGGCGACCGGTCACTGTCGTTCATACGAGCTGCCTGA
- a CDS encoding ParB-like protein, which produces MAIAEKLGPIALGPANAPYAIDHHHVATALWHVSDTRVPVVLIRDLSSLTRRSSGSPGKTTGGLTHMIATVEGWRLQTRTSMWELADDEFRSLSASARDSGG; this is translated from the coding sequence ATGGCCATCGCCGAAAAGCTGGGACCCATCGCGCTCGGTCCCGCGAACGCGCCCTATGCAATAGACCATCATCACGTGGCGACGGCACTCTGGCATGTCAGCGACACACGTGTCCCGGTCGTGCTGATAAGAGACCTGTCGTCTCTCACGAGGCGAAGTTCTGGCTCACCAGGGAAAACCACCGGTGGACTTACCCATATGATCGCGACGGTCGAAGGGTGGCGTTTGCAGACACGTACGAGCATGTGGGAGCTGGCGGACGACGAATTCCGCAGCCTCTCTGCATCCGCGCGCGACAGCGGCGGATAG
- a CDS encoding DUF421 domain-containing protein, which produces MDLMTAIFGEGRELDAAQMTTCAVAVFFATLVLIRVSGRRSFGQRSPFDYVVAILLGATLSRIIVGASPAIPTLAASLAIVLIHRALAWACVRSPALEAFVVGAEREVFSGGQFNSRQMSAALTTRTDVLETARQTLHTCDLDEVESAIVERNGQVSLIHKKAQRAE; this is translated from the coding sequence ATGGACTTGATGACAGCGATATTTGGGGAAGGGCGAGAGCTTGATGCCGCGCAGATGACGACATGCGCCGTCGCGGTCTTCTTCGCCACGCTTGTTCTGATTCGCGTATCGGGTCGGCGATCTTTCGGACAGCGGTCGCCCTTTGACTACGTGGTCGCGATCCTGCTCGGAGCCACACTGAGTCGCATCATTGTCGGGGCATCACCCGCCATTCCTACACTGGCCGCGTCGCTGGCGATCGTGCTGATCCATCGCGCGCTGGCGTGGGCGTGTGTTCGCTCACCGGCCCTTGAGGCATTCGTCGTCGGGGCCGAAAGAGAGGTTTTTAGCGGCGGCCAGTTTAACAGCAGGCAGATGTCTGCGGCGCTCACCACCCGGACGGACGTATTGGAGACGGCGAGACAGACGCTTCATACCTGTGATCTGGATGAAGTGGAGTCAGCGATCGTCGAGCGCAATGGGCAGGTAAGCCTCATCCACAAGAAGGCCCAGCGGGCAGAGTGA
- a CDS encoding NADP-dependent oxidoreductase — MKAFVVDRYGRKHGVRAGDMPVPELREDDVLIQIHAAGVNPLDSKIRDGEFKLILPYRLPLILGNDLAGVVARVGSRVRRFRPGDEVYARPPKDRIGTFAEFIAIKEDAVALKPKALSMEEAASIPLVGLTAWQALIERGQLKKGQKVLIHAGSGGVGTFAIQLAKHLGATVATTASTANARLMKQLGADIVIDYRKDDFAAALKDFDVVLDTQGGNTLERSLRVLKPGGKLIGIAGPPDPDFAAQMGASWFLKTAMRFLSYRIRKAAKHHDVTYSFLFMRADGDQLGQIASLIEAGAIRPVIDRAFPFESTREALAYVETGHAKGKVVIRIR, encoded by the coding sequence ATGAAGGCATTCGTCGTCGATCGATATGGACGCAAGCATGGCGTACGAGCCGGCGATATGCCGGTTCCGGAACTGCGTGAAGATGACGTGTTGATCCAGATTCACGCCGCTGGTGTGAATCCTCTCGATTCAAAGATCAGGGATGGGGAGTTCAAGCTCATTCTGCCCTATCGCTTGCCGCTGATTTTGGGCAACGACCTGGCGGGGGTCGTTGCCCGCGTCGGATCGCGCGTGCGACGATTCAGGCCGGGCGATGAGGTCTATGCGCGACCACCCAAAGATCGGATCGGTACTTTCGCGGAATTCATCGCGATCAAGGAAGATGCGGTGGCTCTCAAGCCCAAAGCGCTCAGCATGGAAGAAGCGGCTTCGATCCCGTTGGTGGGCTTGACCGCCTGGCAGGCGCTGATCGAACGAGGACAACTGAAGAAGGGGCAGAAGGTGCTCATACACGCCGGCTCGGGCGGCGTTGGCACCTTTGCCATTCAACTGGCGAAGCATCTGGGCGCGACCGTCGCGACGACAGCGAGCACCGCGAACGCCAGGTTGATGAAGCAGCTCGGTGCGGATATCGTCATCGATTACAGGAAAGATGACTTTGCTGCTGCGTTGAAAGACTTCGACGTGGTGCTGGATACGCAGGGCGGAAATACGCTCGAAAGGTCACTGCGAGTGCTCAAGCCGGGTGGCAAGCTCATCGGGATCGCCGGTCCGCCCGATCCTGATTTCGCTGCACAGATGGGCGCCTCCTGGTTCCTGAAAACGGCGATGCGCTTTCTAAGCTATCGCATCCGGAAGGCGGCTAAACATCATGACGTCACTTATTCGTTCCTGTTCATGCGTGCCGATGGCGACCAGCTAGGTCAGATCGCGTCGCTCATTGAAGCAGGTGCGATCAGGCCTGTGATCGATCGGGCTTTCCCGTTCGAGTCAACACGAGAGGCTTTGGCTTACGTCGAAACAGGACATGCAAAGGGCAAGGTTGTCATCAGGATCCGATAG
- a CDS encoding oxidoreductase, producing the protein MKSGIAIVTGASSGIGEATANRLTTAGYKVYGASRRGTQAGQRAFEMLPLDVTSKASVEAAVHEVLRLHGRIDLLVNNAGFGIAPAAAEESSLDQARAIFDTNFFGIVRTTRAVLPHMRRQGRGRIINIGSVLGFLPMPYMALYSATKHAVAGYSESLDHELRTMGIRVSVIEPAYIKTSFDANFVAPDAPLDEYREVRASVDKRVKEVVEGADGPEVVAETVLQAALAARPRLRYAAGGLAGRLRLLRRFAPAGLVDAGTRKDLRLAT; encoded by the coding sequence ATGAAAAGCGGAATAGCCATCGTGACGGGCGCCTCGTCAGGCATCGGCGAAGCCACGGCAAACCGCCTCACTACGGCGGGGTACAAGGTCTACGGCGCCAGCCGTCGCGGAACGCAAGCCGGCCAGCGGGCGTTCGAAATGCTGCCGCTGGACGTGACCAGCAAAGCATCGGTCGAAGCTGCTGTCCATGAGGTACTGCGCCTGCACGGCCGCATCGACCTGCTGGTGAACAACGCTGGCTTTGGCATCGCCCCCGCCGCAGCAGAAGAGAGTTCGCTTGACCAGGCCCGTGCGATCTTTGATACGAACTTCTTCGGGATTGTCCGCACGACGCGCGCCGTATTGCCCCATATGCGCCGACAAGGTCGCGGCCGCATCATCAACATCGGCTCTGTGCTGGGTTTCTTGCCCATGCCCTATATGGCGTTGTACTCCGCCACCAAGCATGCGGTAGCAGGCTATTCGGAGTCGCTCGACCACGAGTTGCGCACGATGGGCATCCGGGTATCGGTCATTGAGCCCGCCTACATCAAGACGTCTTTTGATGCGAACTTCGTGGCGCCCGATGCTCCCCTCGACGAGTACCGAGAGGTGCGCGCGTCCGTAGACAAACGAGTCAAGGAGGTTGTCGAGGGCGCCGACGGTCCCGAGGTCGTGGCCGAGACTGTGCTGCAGGCCGCCCTCGCGGCTCGCCCGAGACTCCGCTATGCAGCCGGCGGACTCGCCGGACGTCTGCGATTGCTACGGAGATTTGCGCCTGCGGGCCTGGTCGACGCCGGCACTCGCAAAGACCTTCGGCTCGCAACGTAG
- a CDS encoding TetR/AcrR family transcriptional regulator: MMSIMRKSSFNGKTPSRKEITHARIVEVAARAIRRSGYDGTGVADIMKEAGLTHGGFYAHFPSREVLLAEAADRAGAESVALSEQIAATVPPEQALPSMLRAYLSKEHREGIETGCPISALGSEMPRQAPVVRRAATRRIKEMIDVVARQLPDWGQPGAHEQALMIVATMVGTMVLARAVDDPKLSDGFLEAALKKFAPTDE, encoded by the coding sequence ATGATGAGCATCATGCGAAAATCATCATTCAACGGGAAAACTCCGAGCCGTAAGGAAATTACGCACGCACGCATCGTCGAGGTTGCCGCGCGTGCGATCCGGCGCAGCGGCTACGACGGGACGGGCGTGGCCGACATCATGAAGGAGGCCGGTCTGACACATGGTGGCTTCTATGCGCACTTTCCATCGCGGGAGGTGTTGCTCGCCGAAGCGGCTGACCGGGCCGGTGCCGAGTCCGTGGCCCTGTCGGAGCAAATCGCCGCCACTGTGCCACCGGAGCAGGCATTGCCGTCGATGCTGCGCGCCTATCTGTCGAAGGAGCACCGTGAGGGCATCGAGACAGGCTGCCCGATCTCCGCTCTTGGCTCAGAGATGCCGCGCCAGGCGCCGGTCGTTCGGCGTGCGGCTACACGTCGCATCAAGGAGATGATCGATGTCGTTGCGCGCCAATTGCCTGATTGGGGCCAGCCGGGGGCGCATGAGCAGGCACTGATGATCGTTGCCACCATGGTCGGCACCATGGTGCTGGCGCGCGCCGTCGACGACCCCAAGCTGTCGGACGGTTTTCTGGAAGCCGCATTGAAGAAATTCGCACCCACTGACGAGTAA
- a CDS encoding alkaline phosphatase D family protein, with translation MDRRHFLQSSTFFTIAVATGTVPACRSMPDTEALTDKGHYVFAQGVASGDPRDESIVFWTRCVAAQGDGKAVSLRLEVSTQPDFALPVATVPLRALHTHDFTVRAKVTGLHPKTAYYYRFVAGSDISPTGVSRTAPGPADANTRVRFAWLTCQDWSVNHWQAMTLMAAEADLDFVVHVGDYIYEAVGLRTADPAERAHPPLKLPDGQPMPGGGIYADSLDDYRTLYRTYRTDLRLQAVHHRFPMIAIWDDHEFSDDCWQDHQVYTNEEKRETQRRRNATQAWAEYMPVDWSDVKFVGENSAYDNIRIYRDFHFGSLMHLVMTDERLYRDGHVVSAAAIAQARGNDPVHGDNAAGSRYFVERGVLQRFETLDTAQLGRSPSMLGPVQTQWWKDTLKASPATWKVWGNEVMLNRLWVNLPSGSGGQNKSLVVNCDSWDGYPAHKRELLDWLREESIRNVVAITGDLHAFQCGVVRNEPDLSKGEPVLVDFVCAGISSTSFYTYIKAAWEGTPLAPLVATPAALDDFLKANNPDLRYVDHDAQGYASATVTPGRFVVVFNKVKRVDSNGIAPADPLLQRTRLTVLKDTAEVRVG, from the coding sequence ATGGATCGCCGTCATTTTCTGCAGTCGTCCACGTTCTTCACGATTGCCGTGGCAACTGGTACGGTCCCGGCGTGCCGGTCCATGCCGGATACGGAAGCGTTGACGGACAAGGGCCACTATGTGTTTGCACAGGGCGTTGCAAGTGGCGATCCCCGGGATGAGTCGATCGTGTTCTGGACTCGCTGCGTCGCCGCGCAAGGTGATGGAAAAGCTGTGTCCTTGCGGCTCGAAGTATCGACTCAGCCGGACTTCGCGCTGCCTGTCGCCACTGTGCCGTTGCGTGCGTTGCACACTCACGATTTTACGGTCCGCGCGAAGGTCACAGGTTTGCATCCAAAGACCGCGTACTACTATCGATTCGTGGCTGGCAGCGATATCAGCCCCACCGGTGTGTCCCGTACCGCGCCGGGTCCCGCCGATGCCAACACCAGGGTGCGCTTTGCCTGGCTCACCTGTCAGGACTGGAGCGTCAATCACTGGCAGGCGATGACGCTAATGGCCGCCGAGGCCGATCTCGATTTTGTCGTACATGTTGGCGACTACATCTACGAGGCAGTCGGCTTGCGCACTGCCGATCCGGCGGAACGGGCGCACCCGCCGCTAAAGCTGCCTGACGGACAGCCGATGCCGGGAGGAGGCATCTACGCCGACTCGCTCGATGACTACCGCACGCTTTATCGAACCTATCGGACCGACCTGCGGCTGCAGGCGGTGCATCACCGGTTTCCGATGATCGCGATCTGGGACGACCACGAATTCTCCGACGATTGCTGGCAGGATCATCAGGTCTACACCAACGAAGAGAAGCGCGAAACGCAGCGTCGGCGCAATGCCACCCAGGCATGGGCGGAATACATGCCCGTCGATTGGAGCGACGTCAAATTCGTCGGCGAAAACAGCGCATACGACAATATCCGCATTTACCGCGACTTCCACTTTGGTTCGCTGATGCATCTGGTCATGACAGACGAACGGCTTTATCGCGACGGCCATGTGGTCAGCGCAGCCGCGATAGCACAGGCCCGTGGCAACGACCCGGTTCATGGCGACAACGCGGCGGGTTCACGGTACTTCGTCGAACGAGGTGTCCTGCAACGCTTCGAGACACTCGACACCGCCCAGCTCGGCCGCTCGCCTTCGATGCTTGGCCCCGTCCAGACACAATGGTGGAAAGACACGCTCAAGGCATCCCCTGCAACGTGGAAGGTCTGGGGAAATGAAGTCATGCTGAACCGGCTATGGGTGAACCTGCCTTCGGGAAGCGGTGGCCAGAACAAGAGCCTGGTAGTCAACTGCGATTCGTGGGACGGCTATCCGGCACACAAACGTGAGTTGCTCGACTGGCTAAGAGAGGAGTCGATTCGCAATGTCGTCGCGATCACGGGCGATCTACACGCGTTTCAATGCGGCGTCGTGCGGAATGAACCGGATCTTTCGAAGGGCGAGCCCGTGCTCGTCGACTTTGTTTGCGCGGGGATCAGCAGCACGTCTTTCTATACATATATCAAGGCAGCGTGGGAAGGGACACCACTCGCGCCGCTGGTTGCCACGCCAGCCGCGCTCGACGACTTTCTTAAAGCCAACAACCCAGACCTTCGATACGTCGATCACGACGCCCAGGGATATGCGTCGGCGACGGTGACACCGGGGCGCTTTGTGGTCGTATTCAATAAGGTGAAGCGGGTCGACAGTAACGGGATCGCACCAGCGGATCCACTGCTTCAGCGTACCCGATTGACCGTGTTAAAGGACACAGCCGAGGTTCGGGTCGGATAG
- a CDS encoding antibiotic biosynthesis monooxygenase, producing MTIKVVQKYDLLPGVDQQAYADLMKKVVAALLRAPGLVEIDASRNLLGSPQVRATSVWQRLADWEAAREHEELVALEVESRRHVTNMSVEIWGPSPLLTQPLRPER from the coding sequence ATGACGATAAAAGTCGTGCAGAAATATGATCTCCTGCCTGGCGTTGACCAGCAGGCCTATGCTGATCTGATGAAGAAAGTGGTCGCCGCCTTGCTGCGGGCCCCAGGCCTTGTCGAGATCGATGCCAGCCGAAATCTGCTGGGATCGCCCCAGGTGCGGGCGACGAGCGTATGGCAGCGTCTTGCAGATTGGGAAGCCGCGCGGGAACATGAAGAACTGGTGGCATTGGAGGTCGAGTCTCGCCGCCATGTCACGAACATGAGCGTCGAAATCTGGGGGCCATCGCCTCTGCTCACTCAGCCTCTTCGTCCAGAGCGCTAG
- a CDS encoding DUF3303 domain-containing protein — MKFMLTFTWAPDARIREEAIERFRKTGGLPPTGVTLLGRWTRADLSGGFDLLEAEDLRKVTEFAYMWSDLMKLDITPVVEDDDLNAVFQTVAR, encoded by the coding sequence ATGAAGTTCATGCTGACGTTCACGTGGGCACCCGACGCCCGCATTCGCGAAGAAGCCATCGAGCGTTTCCGGAAGACAGGCGGTCTTCCGCCGACGGGCGTCACGTTGCTCGGCAGATGGACCCGGGCGGATCTGAGCGGCGGTTTCGATCTGCTCGAAGCCGAAGACCTAAGGAAAGTAACTGAGTTCGCCTACATGTGGAGCGACCTGATGAAACTGGACATCACACCTGTCGTGGAGGACGACGATCTGAACGCTGTTTTCCAGACTGTCGCCAGGTAG
- a CDS encoding RES family NAD+ phosphorylase, whose protein sequence is MTVAVWRIATEAPNYPADDLSGAGAKATGGRWNRRGTPVLYCASTIALACLETVVHIRAAGLPLNRYLVFLDVPDNVWQAATVFTNISAPIGWDAIPPGMTSLDTGEKWIYKAATALLLVPSVIVPEETNVLINPAHPDAAGIRAQKVRRWTYDQRMG, encoded by the coding sequence GTGACAGTCGCGGTCTGGCGGATCGCGACCGAAGCGCCCAACTACCCCGCAGACGATCTTTCCGGTGCCGGCGCGAAGGCGACGGGTGGCCGGTGGAACCGGCGCGGAACGCCGGTTTTGTACTGTGCGTCGACCATCGCCCTGGCCTGTCTGGAAACCGTGGTTCACATTCGTGCGGCGGGATTGCCGCTGAACCGCTACCTCGTGTTTCTGGACGTGCCCGACAACGTCTGGCAGGCCGCGACGGTTTTCACGAACATCTCAGCGCCCATAGGATGGGACGCAATCCCGCCCGGTATGACGAGCCTGGATACAGGTGAGAAATGGATCTATAAGGCTGCCACAGCCCTGCTTCTTGTGCCGTCTGTCATCGTCCCGGAGGAGACGAACGTCCTCATCAACCCGGCCCATCCGGATGCCGCGGGCATTCGTGCGCAGAAAGTGCGGCGTTGGACCTACGATCAGCGAATGGGTTAA